Part of the Woronichinia naegeliana WA131 genome, CTGGGGCTCCTTTTTTTTCTGTGAAGTTTTTTGCATATTCTTCCTCATATTCTTCCCAAAGAATCATTTTTGACATTTCTATCCAACGATTTTCTTCGTCTAACTGCCCGCCGAACAGATTTTTCAAGTTTTCTGGTGTTTCAATTGAGTACTGTTGCTTTCGGTACATCTGCTTTCTCTCTTCTTAATGCAATGGTTTTGAGGCATTCTACCCTATTTTCGTGCATTCTAGCGGTTCTTAATTCGCCTACTATTTTTCTCCGTAAAGGTTTCAGCTTTTTTCAGCAAGCCCTACTTAATCGCCCTCAATTACAAACGCCACAATACTTGATCGCCGTCTCAATTCTCAATTAAAAAGCAATCGCACTCGATTATAAATTGCAAAATACTTGATCTCGGTCTCAACTCTTATCAAAACGCGATCGCTGAAAGTACGGCCACGCAGATCGCCCTCACTGTAGGTTAAGTCGAGAAATCCGAATGTTATCCGAGTTATGGTCAACAAATTTTTGTCAGAAGGGGTGCTTTTTTCCAAAAAAACTGGTACGATGTTTCCTAACTGTCTTGTCTAACGTCCTATTTGGGAGTGTTATACAGAAAGATTCTGAATAAAATCCGTATTTGGGGTAACATACGGAAATTTTCTGTATAATCCTTAATTAGCTAATCAAGAGTTCTAGTAAAAATTGATAAGAAATTAAATGAATATTTATAGCGTTTCCGATGTATTTAATGAAAGCGAAATTCCAGTACTCACCTTTGTTGAACCGCGAGAGTTTAATGACATAGTTGGCTCACTAGTTACCAGTGGGAAGCACGTGACTTTAAGTGGCCCCTCTGGTTGTGGCAAAACTACACTGGCAAAAAAATCTCTCAATGATGCGGGATTTGGACCCAGGGCGAACGCATCTAAAAATGATACAGATACAAGAACATTATAGAGGGATGGATAAGGGAAAATAAGGGAAAGTGCATAGAAAACAAAAGCGATGAAACTCCGACCCAAATATAGACTGGTAGAACACTTTGCCGAAATAGATGACCCTCGCATCGAACGAACAAAACGGCATAAACTCATTGATATTCTAACGATTGCCATCTTAGCCGTCATTTGTGGAGCAGAAGGTTGGGTAGCCATGGAAAGTTTCGGCAAGGCTAAACATCAATGGCTAAAAAAAATTTTGGAATTGCCGAATGGCATCCCCTCCCACGATACGTTTGCGCGTGTATTTGCTAGTCTGAATCCAGAGCAATTTCAAGACTGTTTTCTGGTACTGGTATCGTGTGATCAAAGCTAGAAAAAGTTATGGTGTAAGAGTTTGAGAAAATAGAAAATAACTTACGACTGGACATATTCCCGTTTTTGTTATACTATTATTATTGTCATTATATTAAAGAAAGGGAAAACAGAAAGCAATGTCAACATTGAATAAAAGCTCAATTGACCTCCTAAGTGATATTGGCTTACCCCAAGAGAAAGAGGAAGCCTTATTTCAGAAAAACTGCCCTCATTGCTATAGTGAAAACGTAAAAATACATTCTCATTATCAAACGAAAGGTAACGGGGAACGTAAAATGTTCATTTGTCAAGAATGTAGTTCTTGTTTTGCTGAGACTTATGGTAGCGTAATCGCTGGCTTAGAAACCCCATTAAGTGAAATTGTAAAAGTATTAAAAGCCAGAATGGAAGGAATAGGATTAAATGCAGCAGCCCGAGTATTCGGCTACGCGAAAACAACAATATTGAATTGGGAAAAGAAATTATCAGGATTACAAGAGACATTATTTTTATACGCCTTAGTGAATGAATTTGTTAAATTAGTAATAGAAGGGGATGAACTATACACAAAAGTTGGAAAAAATAAAGAAGCAAGTGCCTCTGAGAGGTGGACAATCGTGCTCATGGACAGGGCTAGCCGCTTTATTTGGCATTTAAAATGTGGTAAAAAAGAGCAGAAATTATTTCTAGAAGCAATGATGACGGTAGCGGAATTATTTGAAAGGAGTGCAGAATCTCTCCAGTTATTTACAGATGGAGAAAAGCGATATAGTCAACTGCTATTTAATATTTGTCACGAAGTATTAAGGACTGGGAAGCGAGGTCGTCCCACCAAAGTATTACCGAAGGGTATGGTGGTAAGATTAAAAAATAAGAGTAGTAAACGTCGAGATTCTGAGGGTAAACTAGAGAAAGTAGAAACTCCGAAAACTGAACATCCTGAGACAACAGAAAAACCAGAAGACAAGGATGTTCATGCCAACCACGTTGAGGCATTTAATAGTTCTCTACGACGCTATTTAGCCGCCTTTCGTCGTCGAACAAATACTTATGCTAAATCTGTTGTGGGATTACAGCGAGTGCTAGATATTTTCTGGATGGTTCATAACTTTGTTCGCAGCCATTTTACGACGAAAAAAGTTCCTGCGGTAGCTCTCGGTATAATTCAAAAAGGGTTAACTTGGGAGGACTTACTCCAAATTCGCCTGATTTGTTGAACCTCTTGTATTGCAACGTTTATAGCTTCTAGCTAGACGATACCAGTGCCGTATTCATCCCTTCCGTTAATCCATTAGTTGTATGGTTTTCAAAATAATTGCATATACCTGTCAAATGAGTTTTCAGCATACCCACACTTTTTTTATAGAATAGGCACGC contains:
- a CDS encoding IS1 family transposase, encoding MSTLNKSSIDLLSDIGLPQEKEEALFQKNCPHCYSENVKIHSHYQTKGNGERKMFICQECSSCFAETYGSVIAGLETPLSEIVKVLKARMEGIGLNAAARVFGYAKTTILNWEKKLSGLQETLFLYALVNEFVKLVIEGDELYTKVGKNKEASASERWTIVLMDRASRFIWHLKCGKKEQKLFLEAMMTVAELFERSAESLQLFTDGEKRYSQLLFNICHEVLRTGKRGRPTKVLPKGMVVRLKNKSSKRRDSEGKLEKVETPKTEHPETTEKPEDKDVHANHVEAFNSSLRRYLAAFRRRTNTYAKSVVGLQRVLDIFWMVHNFVRSHFTTKKVPAVALGIIQKGLTWEDLLQIRLIC